The Bacillus sp. Y1 genome includes the window TAGAAGGTGTTTATTTTTTGATGAAATAGTATGATATATTTGGTAGTGACTGTAACTAGGGAGCGGAAAAAGTATGAACATATCATGTCAGAAAACTATATTAGAGTTTTAAAGTACTATTTACTATTGTTAAAATAAAATAGACTAATTCATGAAGGAGCAAGGGAGCTAACTATGTCAATCGCCGATAAATTAAAACTAGATAAATACACAAATATGGCTGTTATTAATCAACCAAGTGATTATGATGTGTTTATAGGTTATCCTACACAATTAACTAAAGATCATGATGCGATTTTCATTTTTATCGAAACGCTGGACGAAATGGTCGCTCATACACAACAGATCATTAAGGATCAATTATTACTAGAAAAGGGATATCTTTTCTTCGCCTATCCGAAAAAGGGGAATAAACGATATAGTACCTATGTACATAGAGACGATATCTTTCCTGCGATGAGTGTAGGGGAGGACGGTTATATTGGAGACAGTGATATTAAATTTGGACGCATGGTTAGTATGGACGATGTGTTCACCGTCGTAGGATTAAAGCGTGAGAAAAAGAAGGTAAAAAAGACTCCTGCTGCCAGTCAATGTGTGGCTGATTATGAGGACAATATTACAGATGTGGAAGCATTATTAGCGGATGCACCAAACGAGCTTGCGTTTTACCAAAGCTTGACTCCGGGATATAGAAAAGACTGGGCAAGATACATTTTTTCTGCAAAACAGCAACAAACAAGAGACAAGCGCCGCGGGGAAATGGTCGAAGTCCTTTCACAAGGCTTTAAAACTATGGATTTGTATAAACAACAGAAGAAATAAGAAAGAATGACGAATGAGAGAGGTGCTCATTCGTTTTTTTTAGAAAAAATAATTGACCGTGTTGTGCACCCCACAGTTTATCCTAAGGGTGGGAGGACGAAATGTATAAAATCAGTGATTTTGCGGAGTTAACAGGATTAAGCAAGGAAACGCTTCGTTATTATGCAGAGGTGAAGCTACTAGAGCCCGCTTTTATAGATCCAAAAAACAATTATCGTTACTATGATGATGGAAGTATCTTTTTAGCCACTCTATTAACAAAGCTTAGGAAATTAGGATTCACTATCCAAGAAATGATTTCCGTGATGGAGGACGAATCTTTCGCGAATCTAGAAGCACTTTTAGTTCAAAAGAAAAGAAATATACTGCAGCAAATTAACGAACTTCAGTTGCAAGTAGAAGAAATAGATTGATTTTTAGCATCAGGCAAGGAGGAAACCAGATGATACAGTGGAAAGAAGAGAAAGTGATACCTGCCAATATCGAAACGGTATGGAGTCTATTTTCAGACAAAAACATCAAAAGAATCATGCCAAAAGTAGAAGAACATATCTTAATTGAAAAAAGTGAAACCGAAGCAGGAGCCAAGCATAGACAAACATATCGAGAGGGAAAAAGACTTGAAACTTATATAGTAGATACACTCATTTATGAAGACAGGGAAGAGGAAAAGAAAAAACAAATTCAGTTTGTCTTAGGAAAAGCCTTTGAAGTTACCCTTACTTTTACACTGATAAAGGTCGATGAGTCCCACACGAGATTGATTTACGAAGGGGAGAACAAAGGGGTCAACTTTGTTGGAAGAGCGATGCTGAAGCTTGCTGGGAAGAAGAGCAATCTTGATGTGGTGATGGAGTTTTTAGAACGGGTGAAGGCGGAGGCAATGAAATAAAGACTTCTCAGCTTTCCCCATAAATACACGCGTATAACATTTGTACAACCGAACTTCCCTCTTAAAAGGGAAGTTTTTTGTTTTTATCTAAAGTCCCTATTTTATTTCCCGAATTGTTTTTCTTAAATATTATTCGTTACCACTTACTAATTCACAAAAACATTATACTACCATTATCCTGAAAACACTCTGCAAAATGATTGGGCTTACAGTCACAATGCAGATTCTTTTTGACTCATTTTTTAAAAAGAGAAAAAAGGTCTATTTTACCAATTATGGTATTTTAGTAGAAAACCATGTTAGTATACCTGACAAGTTGTCTTTATTTTCTGAATTATTAGTTTTACAATGGCTCTGTAGTAAAAACCTGAAAGGAGTCGATGAAATTGACAGAGAAGCTAGACAAAGTCGTAACTAGAAGAGATTTTTTAAACCAAGTAGGTAAAGTTGGTGGAGCGGTTGCTGTCTATGGTGCAATGGATTCCTTAGGTTTACTAGGTAGCTCCATGTTTGCGAATGCCGCATCTTTTAATGCTCCCAAAAAGAGCGACCTCGTTATGGCAAACAAAATGGGAAAAAAAGTCGTGATCCTTGGAGCGGGCATTGCGGGACTCGCCTCAGCTTATGAATTAAGTAAAGCAGGCTAC containing:
- a CDS encoding SRPBCC family protein; the encoded protein is MIQWKEEKVIPANIETVWSLFSDKNIKRIMPKVEEHILIEKSETEAGAKHRQTYREGKRLETYIVDTLIYEDREEEKKKQIQFVLGKAFEVTLTFTLIKVDESHTRLIYEGENKGVNFVGRAMLKLAGKKSNLDVVMEFLERVKAEAMK
- a CDS encoding YdeI/OmpD-associated family protein, which encodes MSIADKLKLDKYTNMAVINQPSDYDVFIGYPTQLTKDHDAIFIFIETLDEMVAHTQQIIKDQLLLEKGYLFFAYPKKGNKRYSTYVHRDDIFPAMSVGEDGYIGDSDIKFGRMVSMDDVFTVVGLKREKKKVKKTPAASQCVADYEDNITDVEALLADAPNELAFYQSLTPGYRKDWARYIFSAKQQQTRDKRRGEMVEVLSQGFKTMDLYKQQKK
- a CDS encoding MerR family transcriptional regulator encodes the protein MYKISDFAELTGLSKETLRYYAEVKLLEPAFIDPKNNYRYYDDGSIFLATLLTKLRKLGFTIQEMISVMEDESFANLEALLVQKKRNILQQINELQLQVEEID